In a genomic window of Methylobacter sp. YRD-M1:
- a CDS encoding DUF4186 domain-containing protein has product MRNLDEIFEALSKSAFRRKFHLQGKDLVYLQTKGLPTVINHARDFIAKRLAPAMIDNDGKQTPFRGHPVFVAQHATACCCRGCLEKWHRIPKGHALTPDQEAYVIKVIERWLQREIEKSS; this is encoded by the coding sequence ATGCGAAACTTAGACGAAATCTTTGAAGCACTCTCAAAGTCGGCCTTCCGCCGCAAATTCCACCTCCAGGGCAAAGACCTCGTTTATCTGCAAACCAAAGGCCTGCCCACTGTCATCAATCATGCCCGAGACTTCATCGCCAAACGCCTGGCGCCGGCCATGATTGACAATGACGGCAAACAAACCCCTTTTCGTGGGCACCCGGTTTTTGTCGCCCAGCACGCGACCGCCTGCTGCTGCCGCGGCTGTCTGGAAAAATGGCACAGAATCCCCAAAGGCCATGCCCTGACGCCGGATCAGGAGGCTTATGTCATCAAGGTGATTGAACGCTGGCTTCAGAGAGAGATAGAAAAATCCAGTTAA
- a CDS encoding YdcF family protein, whose product MIINNFIKWLKRVLAAFIGLFMIAELAYWLGSRGASAGTGSGNCAVLVAGYPTNTNGSLHPMQRMRVEVGVNAYRNHACDRLIVSGAAAHNEHVEAKVMAVFARELGIPDDHLIIEDRALNTWQNISCSLPYLENYDRIFIASDNLHMHRAKRYLCRQKPLWCDRVQITGGYLPLSLTGWTVPFSLHELYSWIRDITFYESSRSGNAPFCPASH is encoded by the coding sequence GTGATAATTAACAATTTCATAAAATGGTTGAAGCGGGTTTTAGCAGCATTCATCGGCCTGTTTATGATCGCTGAGTTGGCTTACTGGCTGGGTTCTCGTGGCGCATCTGCAGGAACCGGTTCCGGAAACTGCGCCGTGCTGGTTGCCGGCTATCCCACCAACACGAACGGCAGCCTCCACCCGATGCAGCGCATGCGCGTGGAAGTCGGCGTTAATGCCTATCGAAACCATGCCTGCGACAGATTAATCGTATCGGGTGCGGCTGCTCATAACGAACATGTCGAAGCGAAGGTGATGGCCGTATTCGCACGCGAACTCGGCATTCCTGACGATCATTTGATCATTGAAGACCGGGCTCTTAATACATGGCAGAATATCAGCTGCTCACTGCCCTATCTGGAAAACTACGACAGGATCTTTATTGCCTCCGACAATCTGCATATGCATCGGGCGAAACGCTACCTTTGCCGCCAGAAACCTTTATGGTGCGATCGCGTACAAATCACTGGCGGTTATTTGCCGCTCAGTCTCACAGGCTGGACAGTTCCATTTTCCCTTCATGAACTCTATTCCTGGATCCGCGATATTACCTTTTATGAATCATCCCGGTCAGGCAACGCTCCGTTCTGTCCGGCTTCTCATTGA